Proteins encoded in a region of the Equus asinus isolate D_3611 breed Donkey chromosome X, EquAss-T2T_v2, whole genome shotgun sequence genome:
- the LPAR4 gene encoding lysophosphatidic acid receptor 4, with amino-acid sequence MGDRRFIDFQFQDLNSSLRPRLGNATANNTCVVDDSFKYNLNGAVYSVVFILGLITNSASLFVFCFRMKMRSETAIFITNLALSDLLFVCTLPFKIFYNFNRHWPFGDTLCKISGTAFLTNIYGSMLFLTCISVDRFLAIVYPFRSRTIRTRRNSAIVCAGVWILVLSGGISASLFSTTNVNNATTTCFEGFSKRVWKTYLSKITIFIEIVGFVIPLILNVSCSSVVLRTLRKPATLSQIGTNKKKVLKMITVHMAVFVVCFVPYNSVLFLYALVRSQAITNCLLEKFAKIMYPITLCLATLNCCFDPFIYYFTLESFQKSFYINTHIKMESLFKTEMPLTTKPSLPAIQEEVSDQTTHNGGELMLESTF; translated from the coding sequence ATGGGTGACAGAAGATTCATTGACTTCCAATTCCAAGATTTAAATTCAAGCCTCAGACCCAGGTTGGGCAATGCTACTGCCAATAATACTTGCGTTGTTGATGATTCCTTCAAGTATAATCTGAATGGTGCTGTCTACAGTGTTGTATTCATCCTGGGTCTGATAACCAACAGTGCCTCTCTGTTTGTCTTCTGCTTCCGCATGAAAATGAGAAGTGAGACTGCTATTTTCATCACGAATCTGGCCCTCTCCGATTTGCTCTTTGTCTGCACTctacctttcaaaatattttacaatttcaaCCGCCACTGGCCTTTTGGTGACACCCTCTGCAAGATCTCTGGGACTGCATTCCTCACCAACATCTATGGGAGTATGCTCTTCCTCACCTGTATTAGTGTGGATCGTTTCCTGGCCATTGTCTATCCTTTCCGATCTCGTACCATTAGGACCAGGAGGAATTCTGCCATTGTATGTGCTGGAGTCTGGATCCTAGTCCTCAGTGGTGGTATCTCAGCTTCTTTGTTTTCTACCACTAATGTCAACAATGCAACCACCACTTGCTTTGAGGGCTTCTCCAAACGTGTCTGGAAGACTTATCTGTCCAAGATCACCATATTTATTGAAATTGTTGGGTTTGTCATTCCTCTGATATTGAATGTCTCTTGTTCTTCTGTGGTGCTAAGAACTCTCCGCAAGCCTGCTACACTGTCTCAAATTGGGACCAATAAGAAAAAAGTGCTAAAGATGATCACAGTGCATATGGCAGTTTTTGTGGTATGCTTCGTACCCTATAACTCCGTTCTCTTTCTGTATGCCCTGGTGCGCTCCCAAGCTATTACCAATTGCTTGTTAGAAAAATTTGCAAAGATCATGTACCCAATAACCTTGTGTCTTGCAACTTTGAACTGTTGCTTTGACCCTTTCATCTATTACTTTACCCTTGAGTCCTTTCAGAAGTCCTTCTACATCAATACCCATATCAAGATGGAGTCCCTGTTTAAGACTGAAATGCCTCTGACCACAAAGCCTTCCCTTCCAGCTATTCAAGAGGAAGTTAGTGATCAGACAACACATAATGGTGGTGAATTAATGCTAGAATCTACCTTCTAG